A single window of Lutzomyia longipalpis isolate SR_M1_2022 chromosome 1, ASM2433408v1 DNA harbors:
- the LOC129793878 gene encoding complement component 1 Q subcomponent-binding protein, mitochondrial, producing the protein MNNLVKSVFRMAPLRTIAAPLRSSLGRREFTRSISLLTRKPEDVNGVKSMICSNPSFGCSCGCGAKFIHTKGERELVEFLTEEIVAEKKAQKVKTIPTELEGFKVKSHGSEVELTKQTDKETIKISFNVNHTVDTEEEAEIDPSMDKPNLAEMKSKPQFEIDIIRGKQTLSFTCSFLHNQAEDAEGYNDIFGIDELVLYDGEWNEEENNYAVAGDVLDGYLYDLLMNLLEEKGISNEFVDKLCEFSTLYEHSQYISLLERLSKFTIGK; encoded by the exons ATGAATAACTTGGTAAAGTCTGTGTTCAGGATGGCTCCTCTGAGGACCATAGCTGCACCATTGCGTTCATCGCTGGGAAGGAGGGAATTTACCCGGTCAATCTCACTTCTCACGCGGAAGCCGGAAGATGTGAATGGAGTCAAATCCATGATTTGCAGCAATCCCAGCTTCGGGTGTTCCTGTGGTTGTGGTGCAAAGTTCATTCACACCAAAG GCGAAAGGGAGCTCGTGGAATTCCTAACAGAAGAAATTGTGGCTGAAAAGAAGGCCCAGAAAGTAAAAACCATTCCTACGGAACTCGAAGGTTTCAAAGTCAAATCTCATGGGTCAGAAGTAGAGCTTACAAAGCAGACAGATAAGGAAAC GATCAAGATATCCTTTAATGTGAATCATACAGTGGATACAGAGGAAGAGGCGGAGATTGATCCTTCAATGGATAAGCCCAATTTGGCGGAGATGAAGAGCAAGCCACAATTTGAAATTGACATCATCAGGGGGAAACAGACACTCTCATTCACTTGCTCCTTCCTCCACAATCAAGCAGAGGACGCAGAAGGATACA ATGACATCTTCGGGATTGATGAGCTCGTCCTCTACGATGGAGAATGGAATGAGGAGGAAAACAACTATGCTGTTGCCGGAGACGTTCTCGATGGCTACTTGTATGATCTTCTGATGAATCTTCTCGAGGAGAAAGGCATCAGCAATGAGTTTGTGGATAAATTGTGTGAATTCAGTACACTCTACGAACACTCCCAGTACATTAGTCTCCTCGAGAGGCTCTCGAAGTTTACAATTGGAAAGTAA
- the LOC129793966 gene encoding TP53-regulated inhibitor of apoptosis 1-like yields the protein MNSIGENCNELKRSYDACFNNWFADKFLKGSLDESQCEPLFKVYQQCVKNAMKEQQIEIGEVEEDHLGSDKEYKPPPGSSQS from the exons ATGAATAGCATTGGGGAGAATTGCAATGAACTGAAGCGTTCATATGATGCTTGCTTCAACAATTGGTTTGCAGACAAGTTCCTGAAAGGAAGTTTAGATGAATCCCAGTGTGAGCCTCTCTTTAAAGTTTATCAGCAATGTGTGAAG aatGCAATGAAGGAGCAGCAAATTGAAATTGGGGAGGTTGAAGAGGACCATTTAGGATCAGACAAGGAGTACAAACCACCACCAGGAAGTTCTCAGAGTTGA
- the LOC129793911 gene encoding uncharacterized protein LOC129793911 isoform X1 has translation MDLLKEAVDTSFFTDSMFKNLGSVKKEEKQPRKSQRFLPEPEEVDRELPVTDSMKKFMSKKLSDLVAEKICFTEESTTDKKSPKEDAEGGGIKLLRGFSEYVAEEDVPEVKVERPKPPKRRKNQKNSEEISEEEKIQQSCISPDQILNQDATKGWSTKTKRLPYQYRKKNNKLHLEEPQNDFTELRRKNNWDESKIAKYKRSR, from the exons ATGGATTTGTTAAAAGAAGCCGTGGATACATCATTCTTCACAGATTCaatgttcaaaaatttagGGAGTGTCAAGAAAG AAGAAAAACAACCCCGGAAGTCACAGAGATTCCTGCCGGAACCTGAAGAAGTCGACCGAGAACTACCCGTTACGGATTCcatgaagaaattcatgagTAAGAAGCTTTCAGACTTGGTAGCTGAAAAAATATGCTTCACTGAAGAATCCACAACAGataaaaaatccccaaaggaAGATGCCGAAGGAGGTGGAATAAAGCTGCTGAGGGGTTTCTCAGAATATGTAGCGGAAGAAGATGTTCCCGAAGTCAAAGTGGAGCGTCCTAAACCtccaaagaggagaaaaaatcaaaagaacaGCGAAGAAATCTcagaagaggagaaaattcaacaatctTGCATTTCTCCTGACCAGATCCTCAATCAAGATGCCACCAAAGGATGGTCCACAAAGACAAAACGATTACCCTACCAATACCggaagaaaaacaacaaactTCACCTGGAGGAACCACAGAATGACTTCACAGAGCTTCGGAGGAAGAATAATTGGGATGAAAGCAAGATCGCTAAATACAAAAGATCACGATga
- the LOC129793911 gene encoding uncharacterized protein LOC129793911 isoform X2: MDLLKEAVDTSFFTDSMFKNLGSVKKEKQPRKSQRFLPEPEEVDRELPVTDSMKKFMSKKLSDLVAEKICFTEESTTDKKSPKEDAEGGGIKLLRGFSEYVAEEDVPEVKVERPKPPKRRKNQKNSEEISEEEKIQQSCISPDQILNQDATKGWSTKTKRLPYQYRKKNNKLHLEEPQNDFTELRRKNNWDESKIAKYKRSR; this comes from the exons ATGGATTTGTTAAAAGAAGCCGTGGATACATCATTCTTCACAGATTCaatgttcaaaaatttagGGAGTGTCAAGAAAG AAAAACAACCCCGGAAGTCACAGAGATTCCTGCCGGAACCTGAAGAAGTCGACCGAGAACTACCCGTTACGGATTCcatgaagaaattcatgagTAAGAAGCTTTCAGACTTGGTAGCTGAAAAAATATGCTTCACTGAAGAATCCACAACAGataaaaaatccccaaaggaAGATGCCGAAGGAGGTGGAATAAAGCTGCTGAGGGGTTTCTCAGAATATGTAGCGGAAGAAGATGTTCCCGAAGTCAAAGTGGAGCGTCCTAAACCtccaaagaggagaaaaaatcaaaagaacaGCGAAGAAATCTcagaagaggagaaaattcaacaatctTGCATTTCTCCTGACCAGATCCTCAATCAAGATGCCACCAAAGGATGGTCCACAAAGACAAAACGATTACCCTACCAATACCggaagaaaaacaacaaactTCACCTGGAGGAACCACAGAATGACTTCACAGAGCTTCGGAGGAAGAATAATTGGGATGAAAGCAAGATCGCTAAATACAAAAGATCACGATga